The window CTGATATGCCTGAAACAGCCGTGCCAGCAGGTCCTCAAAACATATGGGCTCCCTGCACAGGTCCACAATGCGCTCCGCAATTTGCTTTACCTGCTGCTCATTATACTGCGCAAGCGGCCGAATATCCTCTGCCGGCGCCGTATGCGACGGAATAAACAGCTTTGCTGCCATATGCTGCACAGCCTCCAGCGTCTCCAGATATGCGCCCACGTCGTAGATAAATCCAATCCCGTATTTGTCCAGCGTCTCCCGGCTCGACAGACAATCGGCCAGATATACCACATCATCCGGCGTGCGAAATCCTGTCATGCCAAACGAATGCCCCGCGAGCGGAATGATCTCTATCTCCTTAGGGAAGGCATCGTCTGCAAAATCGCTGACCTCGCTTTCCTGCGCCAGCAGGAATTTGTGACGGAGCTCCTTGCATGGGTATCCTCCGTAAAGAAATGCCGGCTCCAAGACCGGGTGACGGATAAAATCTGCCTCGATCCCGGTTGAAAACACTTTGCAGCCGGTCTGCTGCTGCAGATAATGATTGCCCCCAATGTGATCGGCATGGGAATGCGTGTTCAAAATCCCGCGCAGCTGCCAGCCGTTTTCGTCCAGCACCTTCTTAACCTTTTTGGCGGCATCTTTGTCGCTGCCGCTGTCGATTAGATATATCTCATTTTCCGCTGCACGGTAGAAGCCAATCTTGGCCGGGCAATCTATATAATAGCTTCTTTCCGCTGCCTGACATAATTCGTACATTATGATTCCATCCTCTCAATTTCGCGCTTTAAGCGGGCCACCGGCAGGCCCATGACGGTATAAAAATCACCGATAATGCCTTTGACAAGCAGCGCGCCGCGCCCCTGAATGCCGTAGGCCCCAGCCTTGTCCATAGGATCGCCGGTCGCCACATATTCCTTGATTTCCTGCTCCGACAGCGGATAAAACTCAACCTGCGCCTCCTCCGTAAAGGCATATTTTACATTCCGATAACAGAGGCAGCAGCCTGTCCGCACCACATGCCGGCGCCCGGAGAGTCGCCGCAGCATCTCTTCGGCCTCTTCCGCATTACGCGGCTTGCCCAGCATCTGTACGGCGCCGCCCTCCTCTACAAACACACCTGTATCACTGCCAATCACGAGCGCCTCCGGATGCTCTGACGCGACCGCCTGCGCCTTGATGCACGCCAAATATTCCGGCGCCTCCGAAAGCGGCAGAAAATCCGGCACAACCTCCTCGATGTCCGCCGCCTGTATGTCAAAATCCTCATAAATCCATTGCAGCAGCTCCCTGCGCCTTGGCGAGGCCGAGGCCAAAATCACCTTTTCAATCACTATTCTTCTCTCCTTTATTCAGCAGCGCCGCCAGCTCCGCCGCCGACTGATTGTAATATTCTATCACAAAATCCCTTTCCTTTGTATATTCCAGACAGCTGA is drawn from Lachnospiraceae bacterium and contains these coding sequences:
- a CDS encoding MBL fold metallo-hydrolase, producing MYELCQAAERSYYIDCPAKIGFYRAAENEIYLIDSGSDKDAAKKVKKVLDENGWQLRGILNTHSHADHIGGNHYLQQQTGCKVFSTGIEADFIRHPVLEPAFLYGGYPCKELRHKFLLAQESEVSDFADDAFPKEIEIIPLAGHSFGMTGFRTPDDVVYLADCLSSRETLDKYGIGFIYDVGAYLETLEAVQHMAAKLFIPSHTAPAEDIRPLAQYNEQQVKQIAERIVDLCREPICFEDLLARLFQAYQLRINFQQYALVGSTVRSYLAWLKETGRVTVEFDETEKKGVWRADK
- the maf gene encoding septum formation protein Maf, which gives rise to MIEKVILASASPRRRELLQWIYEDFDIQAADIEEVVPDFLPLSEAPEYLACIKAQAVASEHPEALVIGSDTGVFVEEGGAVQMLGKPRNAEEAEEMLRRLSGRRHVVRTGCCLCYRNVKYAFTEEAQVEFYPLSEQEIKEYVATGDPMDKAGAYGIQGRGALLVKGIIGDFYTVMGLPVARLKREIERMES